The genomic DNA atgtgaGGTGGAACTCCACCTATCTCATGCTTAAGCATCTTGTTCCTCACAAGCAAACATTTGGTGTGTTCATAGAGGATAGGAGGCGTCAGTTGAAGCCAGAGATGGTAGAAATGCTCACATGCATCAAAGACTGGGAGGCTGCAGATGAAAGAGCTCAGCACATGGTGGAGGATGGAGACCTGCAGGCAGTTTATGAAGATCAGTACCTTGATGAAACTCCAGCACAAGCTGCTGTGTAATAGGATAGTTTATTTGCATTGTATGATTATAAGGTTAACTTAACACTGGAACTTGAACTTAATGAGCTGGGCTGTACTCTTTTTTCCTATATAGGGTTTTCTCACGAGGTGTGAGTTTTTACCTagataggtttttaatgaggcagccaTTGCACAAAACAGCTCATCTTTGATATTTTGTTGATTTCTGTCATTTTTTTGTTACTCAAGATGAATCGATCTGTTGAATGAGTCATGTTGCGATTTTAGGGCCTAGCCTCGTGCCTGGACACTTGGGCGGCATGAGCCCGGCGGGCGGCACAGCACGGCCCGAAAGGGTTtagtgccgtgcctgggcctcaAGTCCGGCACGctgggcggcacggcacggcacgaaagTCTTTTCGTGCCCAGGCGTGCCGTGCCTATTCGTGCCGTGCCTGGGCGGGgtcgtgccgtgccgcccatttggccatctatagcCCCGACCGGCTGCGTGCGTGAGCATGCGCTGGCTTCTGCGCTCGCTGCAGGTTGCGCGCTAGCGTTTGCCTCCATCCATGCCCATCAGCAAAGATCGATCCGCCCGCCTCAGCCGGCGGCAAGCCAAGCGTCtgctttcttttctctcttcttcgTTCTCTTCTCCACATAGAATTCAGTCTAATTGTAATCTGCTATAATATTTGCTCTAATACTAGCACATTGTTCACCCCACGCAGTGACACCACTGACCAAAGTGGAAACCCCGGAaaagccgcgcccgcgcgcagTCGCTCTCGCTCCCACCCTGCCCGGCCCCCACGCACGCCATTGATTCCCTTTCCGTTCTCGGGGAAACGGGCGGCCTTCGAGTGCGAGCCGTGTCCCCCGGAGTGGCCGACACCCGCGACGGGGACGTGAGCACGTCCACGCCCAGCTCCCGCGCCGAGACGCCACACACGACGGTGTCGCGCGCGCGCTCCCCGGCTGGTGGTGACCACTGACCAGCAGGCGCTGTGCGCCGCGCTGCCGCTGGCACCATCACGCTCGTTCTCCGACGAGGGTAGGACAGACGGACGCGCACGCGGGAACACCGGCTCTCGGCACCCGAGCCTGCCCGAGTGCTCCGGGTCGGGCGCGGTGGATTCGCGTTTCCGGATTTGGGCAGTGGCCACCtgccggccgggcgggcggcCTGTTGCCCGCCAACTGTTTCCGTTCCGGTCTGTGGCGCGCGCTCGCGTCGCCAGCAAACGCCACGCGTGGAGCTGGCTTGCCGAGTGCTGGCGGCGGGGGACGCCCTGGCGGGCGGGCGCGCTGCCGGTTGCTCACAcacgagccgccgccggcatggTACCCGCCCCGCGAGTAGGCCGTGCCAGGCTCGCGCTCCCAGCAGGCCAGCACGTCCCCTGTGTCTCCGGACGGGCGGGCCTTTGATCGAGACGCGCCACGCGTGCGCGTGCCGCGCTGGTCACGGCTGCTCCGGTCTCGCGCGCGCTACACGTGTACCACCCGCAGGCGGTGCCGCACAGAGTGCGGGGCGCGGTTAGGCCGGGCCGGCGTGGTAGGCAACGCCGCAGAGGGCACATGGTTTATATAGATTAGTTTAGCAGTACCAACCGTAAATCAAAGTGGCGCAGCGGAAGCGTGGTGGGCCCATAACCCACAGGTCCCAGGATCGAAACCTGGCTTTGataacattttttttcattttcttggttcttttttattattattttttcccTCTTAGTAGTTTGTTTTGGATTGTCTGCCCGGTGCCTGCTCGCCTCTATATAAATCTGATGACACCCTATCGAAATCGACACCCTATCGAAATCAAACCTTGGGCATGGGCAGGTGCACTACCAAATTGTTTCGAACAGTAGAAAACTTAAAATTGCATCACCAAACCTTGTTCCGTTCTGGAGCGACAATGACAAAACCTGTTTTGCACACATGTATTTGTAGTGCCACAACTTTGCAACGACATACATGGCAGGTAGACTACAGAAAACAGCCAAAATTGATCAGCAAACGCTCAAGAACAATTGCTACAAGTTACAGTCACCACTCACCACCTAGCCTAGTAGGAGGATGTCGATCAAATCTTGCCGGTAAGGAGTACAAGAAGCGCTACAGTTGCAGCGAAGCTCACGGCCAAACCACACCACAAAATCGTGTCAACGTTTACGCCTCTCCTAGTTACAACGTTCACCTGCTGTTCCTTCCCTACCGACCGTGCTGCATTGCTTTTGCTTGCTTTCGTCGATCCCTCCACGTTTCTCCTCACAAGCGTAGACTGCTGGACTGCCTCCTGATGATTAACGCCACCACTGGTCTGGGGTGCATCAGGTATATCCTCGCATCGTTCAGGTCTGCAGTGTTGTGCTACGTCGGAGCACGCACAGGCGCCACAAGAGTCGGTGGCACAGCAACCAGCTTCCTCCACCTGATTCTGTATGTGTTGTTTCTGCGGTTCACTGCTGGTTTGCTTAGGTGCTTCCCCTACAACCACAGATCCATCTATCACCTCACCGAACACAGACCATCGCCCAACTGATGTGATCTTCACACTCGCTGATGTTCCTAGCATGCTATCAGTGGCAATGACCAGCACCTGGATATATCCCTTGGTATGTCCAACCTGTGCAGAAAAAGAGTAATTTCAGGGAAAGTCTAGCATCTGGGGTGAGCATCATCAGCAACTGGTGACAAGGATTACTATGCACTTACCAAGTGAACACCATCGGTAGCTATCTCAGTGATCCAGATTCGCTCTACCTTGCCTTCCATTCCTTGGTAGGGTGAAAATGATTCAAAAACAGAAGTCAGTTCACGACTCCGCTTCTTCACATCATTGCTTGGAACTTTCTTCATCCTAGCAGCAGGTGTCCCTGCAAAAACAACATTGTAGATGTATGTGTAGGAAAAGAATATTGACAATTACAAAGTGTAATTATACAGAACCCTGTGGCTTGAGAAAATCCAGAACAAGCTACCTGGTCTGGGGTAAAACTGTGATATGTGGACTTGAGGAAATTGATATTCCTTTACGAGATTAACAGTTTCAGCGAAATCTTCATCAGTCTCACCTGAAAATGACATGCTATAGATCAATGCAAAATAATAGAagcaagatctttcatatcaattGATTAGAAATGGTATGGTACAGATCCACTAATAAATGATGACTAAGGGCGAATTCCAAAACTGAGAACTTCAGCATACCAGGAAAGCCACAGATAATATCAGTAGCAATTTGCATTCCAGGGACAAGTTCACACAGAGTGTCAACGACCTTTCTGAACTCACCAACAGTGTATTCACGATTCATTGCCTATGATTTCCAAACATAGGCTGAGTCAGATCCAGGGGCAAAGACTTGACATAAGTTAGAAAGAATATTTATGTTGTATGTTTGCAGCTAAAAACACTTATCAAGCAAGAGTTAAAGTTTGATCATACCGTTAAAACAGCATCACTTCCAGACTGCACAGGAACATGGAGGAAAGAATAAACAGAAGGATGACGCAAAACGGCAGCTATCTCCTTCAGATGCTCTAGTATGAAAGGAGGGTTTGTCATGCCTATGCGGAGCATTGTGCTTCGGTCGACAGGAAGCTCTGCGACAATTGCATTTAACAGATTTGGAAGATTTGTACCGATGTCCCTGCCTGGAAATTTTGGAAGCCAGAACAAGTAAATTACCATGCAATTATTACATGTATCAGTCATTAGAAGATCCAGAAGGAATTGGACACCAAAATTACCATAAGCACCAGTATCTTCACTGCTCAACCATATCTCTCGGACACCTTCAGAGACAACAGTTTTCACACGATCCACCTACAAGATCAAATGATTTAACTGGAGTTCGAAGAAGAAGCAGCATTGCTCGACAAtagaaaaaatttaaataaCACTTACCAAGCTGTCAATAGTATAGCTTCCCAAATGGCCACGAGCATGCTTTGTCTTACAGTAAGTGCAGGCGCCTAAACACCCCACGTTAATAGGAAGAATCTCAATAAACTTGTTCTTTCTTACCTGTAAGTTTAGTTTTACAGAGTCATCAGAAATAAACTTACAGGCTCCATTGACTACTAAAAAGCTACGAGCACATCAATTTGCTTATTAAACAAGCAAATCGCACACCAACATGCTCGTAATACTGAAAAGATACAAGTATTGTACTTAAGATAATGCGCACATGTTCAACTTGTACCTTCGGTAAATCAAGTGAGGGCAGTGTTTTCCGACTCAGTAGCCGAACCTCATGGCCTTTTAAGGTTTCCTCAACCACTTCAACAACCCGGTCTATCTGTTGAACTCCAATTATACTAATACCTTCAAGCTCCTTGAGACCCTGGCTCCCTTGTGGTACACATCCAGCAACTACTAGTGGTTTGTTTGCATTCTTGCATTTCGATATGAGGGTTGTCATTGCAGATTGACTAGGATTTTTCACTGTGCATCTGGAATAGTCGAATAGATGAAGTAAAGGTAGCTATATAGTTAATCTTTTCTTCTCAAGTTTGGCATTGCAATAAAAGAGTGTAGGTTTTTTCACCATGCATCTGGAATAGCAGAAGTAAATGTTAAGCTATATTATAGTTAATCTTTTTTATAAGTATGGTATTGCAAATTTGCAATAAAAATATGTATCCCTTGTCCCTAAACATTAAAGGCCCCAACTACTGTGAACGGGAATCTACTTTGCACAAACATAGTACAGTTCACTGAATGGTAAAGTACATTCAATGCTGCGAGTCCAGAGCCATAACAATTTGAGTTTCTGGTGATGTTAAATTCATTTCATGTATGCCTGTAGTCTTCTATGAACGATCAGAAAAACAGAAGAGAGGGATCTTACGTGTTAATTAGCCACAAATCTGCTCCTTCGGGTTCTTCAGTAATAGCATATCCAAATGCCGATAGCTGCCCCGACATGTACTCACTGTCACTCTGCAGAGCAGACAAAGGGAAACATATGATACATTAGCATAGAGTAAACCACTGCCCTCCCAGCATTTGCACTAGCCACTAGGCGCTAGCAATACAACAGCAACACAGAAATTATGCAGTATTTTATACAGCACACTGCACACTAAATAGTTTGCAAGCTTGCGTACAAAAAATTAACAGAAAATAGTGAGGAAGACAGCTTGCCTGGTTATGTGAGCACCCGAACGTCTTGACATATATCGTCTGCAACACCGACAGCACAAGAAACGGAGCGCACATCAGATCGCACCAGCGCGCATGGATCGTGTCGAAGAATCCCGCAAGCGAACGCGAGTGATGGTATTACCTGCGTGCCGGGGATCCGAGGCTCGGGTTGGGTCGGCGTCTGCGCAACCCTGGACGACCGGCGCTTGGGCTTGACCGCGACGGCGGCCACAGGGTGGCGGAGCCCCGGAGAcgctccgccgccggagagCCCGGCCGGGCCCAGCACGTCCTCGATGTCCTCCAtctccggcagcggcggcggcggagggatgTGCCGAGCCGAGTAGGGTTTTTGCCCGCGGACCGGGAGCCACGCCAACAGCCGCGGAGCGCGATGGCGACGGAAGCCCAACTGGACCTCTGCGCTGGAATCGTGGGCTTCCTGTGGGCCGATGAAGTCTGCCTACTAATTGGCCCGAAGCGGACCAAAGCCCATTCAGGGCCCATGGTAAAAGCCCAAACGCAGTTACATCGGGCCGCTTTTTTGCTGGGCACCTTCGTGAT from Panicum virgatum strain AP13 chromosome 7N, P.virgatum_v5, whole genome shotgun sequence includes the following:
- the LOC120682369 gene encoding threonylcarbamoyladenosine tRNA methylthiotransferase-like isoform X1, which translates into the protein MEDIEDVLGPAGLSGGGASPGLRHPVAAVAVKPKRRSSRVAQTPTQPEPRIPGTQTIYVKTFGCSHNQSDSEYMSGQLSAFGYAITEEPEGADLWLINTCTVKNPSQSAMTTLISKCKNANKPLVVAGCVPQGSQGLKELEGISIIGVQQIDRVVEVVEETLKGHEVRLLSRKTLPSLDLPKVRKNKFIEILPINVGCLGACTYCKTKHARGHLGSYTIDSLVDRVKTVVSEGVREIWLSSEDTGAYGRDIGTNLPNLLNAIVAELPVDRSTMLRIGMTNPPFILEHLKEIAAVLRHPSVYSFLHVPVQSGSDAVLTAMNREYTVGEFRKVVDTLCELVPGMQIATDIICGFPGETDEDFAETVNLVKEYQFPQVHISQFYPRPGTPAARMKKVPSNDVKKRSRELTSVFESFSPYQGMEGKVERIWITEIATDGVHLVGHTKGYIQVLVIATDSMLGTSASVKITSVGRWSVFGEVIDGSVVVGEAPKQTSSEPQKQHIQNQVEEAGCCATDSCGACACSDVAQHCRPERCEDIPDAPQTSGGVNHQEAVQQSTLVRRNVEGSTKASKSNAARSVGKEQQVNVVTRRGVNVDTILWCGLAVSFAATVALLVLLTGKI
- the LOC120682369 gene encoding threonylcarbamoyladenosine tRNA methylthiotransferase-like isoform X2, producing the protein MTTLISKCKNANKPLVVAGCVPQGSQGLKELEGISIIGVQQIDRVVEVVEETLKGHEVRLLSRKTLPSLDLPKVRKNKFIEILPINVGCLGACTYCKTKHARGHLGSYTIDSLVDRVKTVVSEGVREIWLSSEDTGAYGRDIGTNLPNLLNAIVAELPVDRSTMLRIGMTNPPFILEHLKEIAAVLRHPSVYSFLHVPVQSGSDAVLTAMNREYTVGEFRKVVDTLCELVPGMQIATDIICGFPGETDEDFAETVNLVKEYQFPQVHISQFYPRPGTPAARMKKVPSNDVKKRSRELTSVFESFSPYQGMEGKVERIWITEIATDGVHLVGHTKGYIQVLVIATDSMLGTSASVKITSVGRWSVFGEVIDGSVVVGEAPKQTSSEPQKQHIQNQVEEAGCCATDSCGACACSDVAQHCRPERCEDIPDAPQTSGGVNHQEAVQQSTLVRRNVEGSTKASKSNAARSVGKEQQVNVVTRRGVNVDTILWCGLAVSFAATVALLVLLTGKI